The Anabaena sp. WA102 genome contains a region encoding:
- a CDS encoding glycosyltransferase, which produces MTINSSNSLLAVPIGTLMIAEFTPKETAENNAIFLSLVIPTYQERDNIENVVNILSGLLDKAIPGNYELIIVDDDSPDRTWEIAQSLIPDYPQLRVMRRQEERGLSSAVIRGWQAARGRVLGVIDGDLQHPPEVLTQLLQKIEAGADLALASRHIDGGGVSSWSVIRRFLSRGAQVLGLVILPGVLGRVSDPMSGYFIVRRSAIANTTLNPIGYKILLEVIGRGQVGEIAEAGYVFRERTEGESKVTWKQYVDYIQHLIRLRLSTGKIGKIRQKVNFPMGRFLRFGAVGFSGVFVDLTIFHIMRTVINLGLTRSTILSAEVAILNNFLWNDLWTFGDISRKQTGKRQRFKRFLKFNMVCLAGIIIQTLVVNFLFNSLGMNQYIAKLIAIAVATIWNFWVNLKLSWRVTEVK; this is translated from the coding sequence TAATTCCCACGTATCAAGAGCGTGACAATATCGAAAATGTAGTCAATATATTAAGTGGGTTATTGGATAAAGCTATTCCTGGTAATTATGAACTCATTATAGTAGATGATGATAGCCCTGACCGAACTTGGGAAATAGCACAATCTCTGATTCCAGATTATCCCCAATTACGGGTCATGCGTCGTCAAGAAGAGAGAGGACTTTCTTCAGCAGTAATACGTGGCTGGCAAGCGGCTAGAGGGCGTGTATTGGGCGTAATTGATGGCGATTTGCAGCATCCTCCAGAAGTATTAACACAACTGTTGCAGAAAATAGAAGCGGGGGCTGATTTAGCATTAGCTAGTCGTCATATAGACGGTGGTGGTGTGAGTAGTTGGAGTGTAATTAGACGCTTTTTATCCCGTGGAGCGCAAGTGCTAGGATTGGTGATTTTACCGGGAGTTTTAGGTAGAGTTAGTGACCCAATGAGTGGTTATTTCATAGTACGACGAAGTGCGATCGCTAATACCACACTTAATCCTATAGGGTATAAAATTCTTTTAGAAGTCATTGGTCGGGGACAGGTAGGAGAAATTGCTGAAGCCGGTTATGTATTCCGCGAACGCACAGAAGGAGAAAGCAAAGTGACGTGGAAACAATACGTAGACTATATTCAACACTTAATCAGATTACGGTTATCTACTGGAAAAATAGGAAAAATTCGTCAAAAAGTTAACTTTCCTATGGGACGATTTCTCAGATTTGGTGCAGTAGGATTTAGTGGCGTATTTGTAGATTTAACCATATTTCACATTATGCGTACCGTAATTAATTTGGGTTTAACTCGCAGTACAATCTTATCTGCCGAAGTAGCAATTCTCAATAATTTCCTCTGGAATGATTTGTGGACATTTGGGGATATTTCCCGGAAACAGACAGGAAAGCGCCAGCGTTTCAAAAGATTCCTGAAATTCAATATGGTCTGTTTAGCAGGGATAATCATCCAAACATTAGTAGTCAATTTCCTATTCAATAGCTTAGGTATGAACCAGTATATAGCTAAATTAATAGCGATCGCAGTAGCCACAATTTGGAACTTCTGGGTTAACCTAAAACTAAGCTGGCGAGTCACAGAAGTCAAATAA
- a CDS encoding peptidase, with translation MKKAFRKYHRVIGIIVCVPLLLTVLTGMLATIIGEWSVNIGLSSRLMLKIHTGEIFHLQGIYPILNGFGLIGLLVTGMSMSGLFNQKKKPNHN, from the coding sequence GTGAAAAAAGCATTTCGTAAATATCATCGTGTTATTGGCATTATTGTTTGTGTCCCACTTTTATTAACTGTTTTAACGGGAATGTTAGCAACTATTATTGGGGAATGGTCTGTGAATATTGGACTTTCTTCTAGATTAATGTTGAAAATTCATACTGGGGAAATTTTTCATTTACAGGGAATTTATCCGATTTTGAATGGTTTCGGATTAATCGGTTTATTGGTGACGGGTATGAGTATGTCGGGTTTGTTCAATCAGAAGAAAAAACCTAATCATAATTAA
- a CDS encoding cation-translocating P-type ATPase: protein MTHKIELQSITGLSVSVASDRLQQEGYNELPSTQHRQIWEIALEIFQEPIFLLLLGCGIIYLFLGDAQEALILLGFIFFIVGINLYQEQKTEKSLEALRDLSSPRALVIRDGKRQRIAGREVVREDVIVLSEGDRVPADAVVMWSTHLSLDESLLTGESLPVRKQDTTDLENTMRTATQHRPGGEDLPFVYSGTLVVQGQGIAQVYATGMQTEMGKIGKALQTVESEDTVLQRETRKIVSKLTFVAIAICVAVIVIYGATRNDWLQGILAGLALAMAILPNEIPVVLAIFLALGAWRFSQARVLTRRVPVVETLGSATVLCVDKTGTLTFNRMSVQQLFVYQPTTLTSQFYDVALHEREALPETFHELIEFGILASRKDPFDPMEKALKQVGDDYLARTEHLHQDWEILREYPLTGELLAMSCVWQSPEDKLVVATKGAPEAIADLCHFNTQQRQDLEQQINKMAIAGLRVLGVAKVIGQHQKNKTLKSLPEAQHDFEFAFLGLLGMADPVRPTVAPAIAECYTAGIRVVMITGDYPATAQNIARQIGLKPATEVITGAELETIPEGELLSRIQTVNIFARVVPEQKLLIVNALKRCGEIVAMTGDGVNDAPALKAANIGIAMGERGTDVARESADLVLLDDDFSAIVQSVRLGRRVFDNLKKGMAYTLAVHIPIAGMSLIPVIFHWPLVLLPIHIAFLHLIIDPACTVVFEAEPEESNIMNRPPRNPRESLFSRRTLRLALLQGISVLVVLLLVFAVAFYSGHGEFDARALAFTTLIVSNLSMILSNRSWSRTIPEMLRTPNAALWWVLAGAVVFMGLVLYVPVLRHLFRFSVLHFDDLLVSLTSGVLSILWFEGLKVWGRR, encoded by the coding sequence ATGACTCATAAAATCGAACTCCAATCTATTACGGGGCTATCTGTGTCAGTAGCAAGCGATCGCCTCCAACAAGAAGGATATAATGAGCTACCATCTACCCAACATCGTCAAATCTGGGAAATTGCCCTAGAAATCTTCCAAGAGCCGATTTTTCTTCTGTTATTAGGATGTGGTATCATTTACCTGTTTTTGGGTGATGCCCAGGAAGCTTTAATTTTACTAGGGTTCATCTTTTTCATTGTTGGCATCAACTTATACCAGGAACAAAAAACAGAAAAATCTCTTGAAGCATTACGGGATCTTTCTAGTCCACGCGCATTAGTTATTCGTGATGGCAAACGTCAACGAATTGCTGGACGGGAAGTAGTTCGAGAAGATGTGATTGTTTTGTCAGAGGGTGATAGAGTTCCTGCTGATGCTGTGGTGATGTGGTCTACCCATTTGAGTCTTGATGAGTCTTTGTTAACTGGGGAATCTTTACCCGTTCGCAAGCAGGATACTACCGATTTAGAAAACACAATGAGAACCGCCACACAGCATCGTCCTGGTGGTGAAGATCTACCTTTTGTCTATTCGGGAACGTTAGTAGTTCAAGGTCAGGGAATTGCCCAAGTCTATGCCACAGGTATGCAGACGGAAATGGGTAAAATTGGTAAAGCCTTGCAAACTGTCGAATCCGAAGACACGGTTTTGCAACGGGAAACTCGAAAAATTGTCAGTAAATTGACCTTTGTAGCGATCGCTATTTGTGTAGCTGTAATCGTTATTTACGGTGCAACAAGGAACGATTGGCTACAAGGAATTTTAGCAGGTTTGGCGCTGGCGATGGCAATTTTGCCCAATGAAATTCCTGTGGTCTTGGCAATTTTCCTGGCTTTGGGGGCTTGGAGATTTTCCCAGGCTAGGGTTTTAACTCGGCGTGTTCCTGTAGTAGAAACACTGGGTTCTGCGACTGTTCTTTGTGTAGATAAAACTGGAACACTGACTTTTAACCGGATGTCAGTTCAGCAATTATTTGTGTATCAGCCGACAACATTAACATCGCAATTTTACGATGTTGCCCTCCATGAACGGGAAGCCCTGCCGGAAACTTTTCATGAATTAATCGAATTTGGGATTTTAGCCAGTCGCAAAGACCCTTTCGACCCCATGGAAAAAGCCCTCAAACAAGTGGGTGATGATTATTTAGCTAGAACAGAACATTTACATCAAGATTGGGAAATCCTGCGAGAATATCCCCTTACAGGTGAATTATTAGCCATGTCTTGTGTGTGGCAATCTCCAGAAGATAAATTAGTAGTTGCTACCAAAGGAGCGCCGGAAGCGATCGCTGATCTTTGTCATTTTAACACCCAACAAAGGCAAGATTTGGAACAGCAGATTAATAAAATGGCGATCGCTGGTTTGCGTGTTTTGGGTGTAGCCAAAGTTATTGGGCAACATCAAAAAAACAAAACCCTCAAATCTCTTCCTGAAGCCCAGCATGACTTTGAATTTGCCTTTTTGGGACTGCTAGGTATGGCTGACCCCGTGCGTCCAACTGTCGCCCCAGCCATTGCCGAGTGTTACACCGCTGGTATCCGGGTAGTGATGATTACAGGGGATTATCCCGCCACAGCCCAAAATATTGCCCGCCAAATCGGTCTAAAACCTGCCACAGAAGTAATTACTGGTGCAGAACTGGAAACAATCCCAGAAGGGGAGTTACTATCTCGCATTCAAACTGTGAATATTTTTGCGCGGGTTGTTCCCGAACAAAAATTACTAATTGTGAATGCCCTCAAACGCTGCGGTGAAATCGTGGCTATGACTGGAGATGGTGTGAATGATGCCCCAGCTTTGAAAGCTGCAAATATCGGTATTGCTATGGGTGAAAGGGGAACAGATGTCGCCCGTGAATCTGCGGATTTAGTTTTGCTAGATGATGATTTTTCTGCCATTGTCCAATCTGTGAGGCTAGGACGGCGAGTATTTGATAACCTGAAAAAAGGTATGGCTTATACTTTGGCGGTGCATATCCCCATTGCGGGAATGTCCTTGATTCCGGTAATATTTCATTGGCCGCTGGTATTATTGCCTATCCACATTGCTTTTCTGCATTTAATTATTGACCCTGCCTGTACTGTAGTATTTGAGGCTGAACCAGAAGAAAGCAATATCATGAACCGTCCACCCCGTAATCCCAGAGAGTCCTTATTCAGTCGTCGAACTTTGAGGTTAGCACTGCTGCAAGGGATAAGTGTGCTAGTGGTGTTACTGCTTGTATTTGCTGTGGCTTTTTATTCTGGACATGGGGAATTTGATGCCCGTGCTTTGGCTTTTACTACCCTAATTGTCTCAAATTTGAGTATGATTTTGAGTAATCGTTCTTGGTCGCGGACTATTCCCGAAATGTTACGCACTCCTAATGCGGCACTTTGGTGGGTGTTGGCTGGTGCTGTGGTGTTTATGGGTTTGGTGCTTTATGTTCCTGTGTTACGTCATTTATTCCGGTTCTCTGTTCTTCATTTTGATGATTTATTAGTTAGTCTCACTTCTGGAGTATTGAGTATTTTGTGGTTTGAAGGATTGAAGGTTTGGGGACGCAGATAA
- a CDS encoding ATP-binding protein yields the protein MSRTRKVQLDNLLGNTLQYPSNDGLVRIKIVKWDDFVVMEVADTGIGVASNSAAWSSAYEWERSAQNNSFKRFLR from the coding sequence ATGTCAAGAACTCGGAAAGTGCAACTTGACAATTTGCTGGGAAATACGTTGCAATATCCATCTAATGATGGTCTGGTCAGGATAAAAATCGTTAAATGGGATGATTTTGTAGTTATGGAAGTGGCGGATACTGGTATTGGTGTCGCCTCTAATAGCGCAGCTTGGTCATCAGCCTATGAGTGGGAACGCTCTGCTCAGAATAACAGTTTTAAGAGATTTTTAAGATAA
- the petN gene encoding cytochrome b6-f complex subunit PetN, translated as MILTLGWVSLLVVFTWSISMVVWGRNGL; from the coding sequence ATGATTTTGACACTGGGTTGGGTATCGCTGTTAGTTGTGTTTACTTGGTCTATTTCTATGGTAGTTTGGGGACGCAACGGACTATAG
- a CDS encoding DUF4327 family protein, producing the protein MTVNTVPSINYNYYSLNVIQDEARRLVERGMVGRQQPIYTLCQFIPAREWVCVECELEKCDFLLRDRIGDLIGREEWDND; encoded by the coding sequence ATGACTGTGAATACGGTGCCTTCTATCAATTACAATTACTACTCTCTGAATGTTATTCAGGACGAAGCACGCCGACTGGTGGAAAGGGGAATGGTTGGTCGTCAACAGCCAATATATACACTTTGCCAGTTTATCCCGGCTAGAGAGTGGGTTTGTGTAGAATGTGAATTGGAGAAATGTGATTTTTTACTGCGCGATCGCATCGGTGATTTAATCGGACGTGAAGAGTGGGATAACGACTAA
- the rbfA gene encoding 30S ribosome-binding factor RbfA has translation MATNRRVSRVAELIKREVSQMLLNGIKDDRVGTGMVSVTDVDVSGDLQHATIFVSIYGTEEAKTETMAGLKSATGYVRSELGARVRLRRTPEVIFVEDRSIERGTKVLSLLNQLEQQRASASVDEVVEEMAE, from the coding sequence ATGGCTACAAATCGCCGCGTTTCCCGCGTTGCTGAATTAATTAAACGGGAAGTTAGCCAAATGCTACTCAACGGTATTAAGGATGACCGTGTGGGTACGGGAATGGTCAGTGTTACCGATGTGGATGTTTCTGGGGATCTACAACACGCTACCATCTTTGTGAGTATTTATGGAACGGAGGAAGCGAAAACGGAAACAATGGCTGGTTTAAAGTCAGCTACGGGTTACGTTCGCAGTGAATTGGGGGCTAGAGTCAGATTAAGACGGACTCCAGAAGTGATCTTTGTGGAAGATCGTTCTATAGAACGAGGTACTAAGGTGCTGAGTTTATTAAACCAACTGGAGCAACAACGAGCATCAGCAAGTGTGGATGAGGTAGTAGAAGAGATGGCTGAATGA
- a CDS encoding DUF751 family protein has product MFDGFWDNVFRYPRYLVSIVLGIFLNTLEPLFPLLKRPVTLMAILGLFTGGLFFVTLTVRAMLGLSSM; this is encoded by the coding sequence ATGTTTGATGGATTTTGGGATAACGTCTTTCGCTACCCTCGGTATTTAGTTAGTATCGTCTTGGGTATTTTTCTAAACACCCTTGAGCCGCTGTTTCCATTATTAAAACGTCCTGTGACGCTGATGGCTATTTTAGGTTTGTTTACTGGTGGTCTTTTTTTCGTAACGCTTACCGTGCGGGCCATGCTGGGATTGAGTTCAATGTAA
- a CDS encoding DNA adenine methylase produces the protein MVSQIPKQTYPRPFLKWAGGKTRLISQYKDHFPQHYQTYYEPFLGGGAVFFHLQPSHAVLTDINADLVITYRCVRDNLEELITLLQAHQQRHNSEYYYDVRNYHNGTDLTKAARFIYLNKTCFNGLYRVNSQGKFNVPVGKYKNPGICQEEVLRVASLALQKVEIKQANFAEVLNYATGTNDFVYFDPPYYPLNKTSNFTAYSNFCFDENQQIKLRDIFIELADKGVKVMLSNSDCPLIRDLYSDFNVHTISAARSINSNAQKRGKITEVLVTSYRKL, from the coding sequence ATGGTAAGTCAAATCCCTAAACAAACTTACCCACGACCATTTTTAAAGTGGGCTGGGGGTAAAACTAGATTGATTTCGCAATATAAAGACCATTTTCCCCAGCATTACCAGACCTACTATGAACCATTTTTAGGGGGTGGAGCAGTTTTTTTCCATTTGCAACCATCTCATGCAGTTTTAACTGATATTAATGCAGATTTAGTTATTACTTATCGGTGCGTTAGAGACAATCTTGAAGAATTAATAACTTTACTGCAAGCACATCAGCAAAGACATAATTCAGAGTATTACTATGATGTCAGAAATTATCATAATGGGACAGATTTAACAAAAGCGGCTCGGTTTATTTATCTGAATAAGACTTGTTTTAATGGGCTGTACCGGGTTAATTCTCAAGGAAAATTTAATGTCCCTGTAGGTAAATATAAAAATCCTGGTATTTGTCAAGAAGAAGTTTTGCGAGTCGCATCGTTAGCACTCCAGAAAGTAGAAATCAAACAAGCAAATTTTGCAGAAGTGTTGAATTATGCAACTGGTACTAATGACTTTGTTTATTTTGATCCTCCCTATTATCCTCTAAATAAAACTAGCAATTTTACAGCTTATAGTAATTTCTGTTTCGACGAGAATCAACAAATAAAACTCAGAGATATTTTTATTGAATTAGCTGATAAAGGTGTAAAAGTTATGTTATCTAATTCTGATTGTCCATTGATTCGTGACCTTTATAGTGATTTTAATGTTCACACCATATCAGCAGCAAGGTCAATTAATTCTAATGCCCAGAAGCGAGGGAAAATAACTGAAGTATTAGTAACTTCTTATAGAAAATTGTAG
- a CDS encoding HetZ-related protein: MKANIANLPNSTSAFDSYISLEELSVPTSDTLVQLLSHEMQSQVKSATSGVQDVVGRIAKEVERICDKSSRIQNSGQIQSWQITLGRHRLQKCLRYYQLGSKQGRVELHSSLGAIVYRHVTVAGSDLGFEARYNLIEDFLQAFYIEAIKAFRRETELPEDYTPRTQLQVAEYMAFTEQYAKRRINLPGGANQQLIVLRAQGFARRQPQETTVDIEMAVDSAKTEEAESYQRNVAVQQIRSQMIAKPGFDPSEESERNRVITELMKYLESQGQSDCMNYLTLKLQDLSAPEIDQILGLTSRQRDYLQQRFKYHVEKFAKQHQWQLVHQWLGAGLEHKLGLSSQQWDIFWNQLTPQQQQIFELKTACQSDQLISKAVQCTPKQLQKRWTQMLELAWSIRNGHAETKNN, translated from the coding sequence ATGAAAGCTAACATCGCCAATCTGCCTAATTCTACATCTGCTTTTGATAGCTATATTTCTCTTGAAGAATTGTCTGTTCCTACCAGCGATACATTAGTACAACTTTTATCCCATGAGATGCAATCTCAAGTTAAATCCGCCACTTCAGGTGTACAAGATGTTGTTGGACGCATAGCCAAAGAAGTAGAACGGATATGTGATAAAAGCTCCCGCATTCAAAACTCAGGACAAATTCAGTCTTGGCAAATTACATTAGGAAGACATCGCTTACAAAAGTGCCTCCGTTACTATCAACTTGGTTCTAAACAAGGACGAGTAGAATTACACAGCAGCTTAGGCGCAATTGTTTATCGTCACGTAACTGTTGCAGGCTCAGATTTAGGATTTGAGGCTCGTTACAATCTGATTGAAGATTTTTTACAAGCTTTTTATATCGAAGCAATTAAAGCTTTCCGTCGAGAAACCGAACTACCTGAAGATTACACCCCCCGTACTCAGTTACAAGTAGCTGAGTATATGGCATTTACAGAACAATATGCCAAACGCCGGATTAATTTACCTGGTGGTGCTAATCAACAACTAATTGTTTTACGCGCTCAAGGTTTTGCCCGTCGTCAACCCCAAGAAACTACTGTAGATATTGAAATGGCAGTGGATTCTGCGAAAACGGAAGAAGCAGAATCTTATCAACGCAATGTGGCAGTGCAGCAAATTCGCTCACAAATGATTGCTAAACCTGGTTTTGACCCTTCTGAAGAGTCGGAACGCAATCGCGTGATTACCGAATTGATGAAATATCTGGAATCTCAAGGACAATCTGATTGTATGAATTACTTGACTCTCAAACTCCAGGATCTTTCTGCACCGGAAATTGACCAAATTCTCGGTTTAACCAGTCGTCAACGGGATTATTTACAACAAAGATTTAAATATCATGTTGAGAAGTTTGCCAAACAGCACCAATGGCAATTAGTTCATCAATGGTTAGGTGCTGGTTTAGAACATAAGTTAGGTTTATCTTCCCAGCAATGGGATATTTTTTGGAATCAACTCACACCACAGCAGCAACAAATTTTTGAACTAAAAACCGCTTGTCAAAGTGATCAACTTATTTCTAAAGCCGTTCAATGTACTCCGAAACAACTGCAAAAACGCTGGACACAAATGTTGGAATTAGCATGGTCTATTCGTAACGGTCATGCTGAAACCAAAAATAATTAA
- a CDS encoding L-threonylcarbamoyladenylate synthase codes for MAKIFTIHPDNPQSRRIEEIKLALLGGAIMLYPTDTVYAIGCDLNAKSAVERVRQIKQLANDKPLTFLCPSLSNVATYAFVSDTAYRLMKRLIPGPYTFLLPATKLVPRLVQNPKRKTTGIRVPNHNVCLALMEALGNPIISTSAHVRANDEDQEIVENGKQPMLSRVDLYDHLDKLVDIIIDTAEEPTYQVSTILDLTDEEPVIIRRGLGWEAVATWV; via the coding sequence ATGGCCAAAATATTCACCATTCATCCTGATAATCCTCAAAGCCGCCGAATAGAGGAAATAAAGTTAGCGCTATTAGGTGGCGCTATCATGCTCTACCCTACAGATACAGTTTATGCAATTGGTTGTGACTTGAATGCCAAGTCGGCGGTGGAAAGAGTGCGGCAAATCAAACAGTTAGCAAATGATAAACCACTGACATTTTTATGTCCCTCACTCTCCAATGTGGCGACTTATGCCTTCGTAAGTGATACAGCCTACCGACTAATGAAGCGGTTAATACCAGGACCCTACACTTTTTTGCTCCCTGCGACCAAATTAGTACCGCGACTAGTACAAAATCCCAAACGCAAAACCACAGGAATTCGAGTGCCAAATCATAACGTTTGCTTGGCATTAATGGAAGCGTTAGGAAACCCAATTATTTCTACTTCGGCTCATGTTAGAGCAAATGACGAAGACCAGGAAATAGTTGAAAATGGAAAACAACCAATGTTGTCACGGGTAGATTTATACGACCATTTGGATAAATTGGTAGATATCATTATCGACACTGCCGAAGAACCTACATATCAAGTGTCTACCATTTTAGATTTGACCGATGAAGAACCAGTTATTATTCGGAGAGGTTTAGGTTGGGAAGCTGTAGCTACTTGGGTTTAA
- the larC gene encoding nickel pincer cofactor biosynthesis protein LarC encodes MNKIVYLQCPTGVSGDMCLGALVSLGVPVEYLIEQLNGLGIEQEYRLCAELVHRQGQQAIKVHVDLVSHHHHHHSHNEHDHNHTRHLPEIEEMIVKGNLPVRAEAWSLAVFRQLAVAEGAVHGIAPEKVHFHEVGAVDAIVDIVGTCLGLDWLGIDSDRQGLPLLYCSAFPTGGGTVNAAHGRMAVPVPAVLKLWEMRSCPVYSNGIDRELVTPTGAAIATTLVQDFGSPPPMTIKQVGLGAGSLDLPIPNILRLWYGENESLQTDNSNLAEYSPNLETITVLDTQIDDLNPQVFGYVFEALFAAGAVDVFTQPIGMKKSRTGILLTVICHPENLASCEAVLFRETSTLGIRRTTQKRAILQRKMQNVDTIYGTISVKVAWTGTATEKVITNVQPEYEDCAELARKNNIPWREIHRLALESWYLQNQN; translated from the coding sequence ATGAATAAAATTGTTTATCTTCAATGTCCAACAGGGGTTTCTGGTGATATGTGTTTGGGGGCGTTGGTTAGTCTGGGTGTGCCTGTGGAGTATTTGATAGAACAACTCAATGGCTTGGGAATTGAGCAAGAATACCGATTGTGCGCGGAATTGGTTCACCGTCAAGGTCAACAAGCGATTAAGGTTCATGTAGATTTGGTTTCTCATCATCACCATCATCATTCTCACAATGAACATGATCACAACCACACCCGTCATTTGCCAGAAATAGAGGAGATGATTGTTAAGGGGAATTTGCCAGTGCGGGCGGAAGCTTGGAGTTTAGCTGTTTTCCGACAGTTGGCAGTTGCAGAGGGGGCTGTTCATGGCATCGCACCGGAAAAAGTTCATTTTCATGAAGTGGGTGCGGTGGATGCGATTGTGGATATTGTTGGTACTTGTTTAGGGTTGGATTGGTTGGGTATTGATAGCGATCGCCAGGGTTTGCCTTTGCTATACTGTTCTGCATTTCCAACGGGAGGTGGTACTGTTAATGCGGCACATGGAAGAATGGCTGTACCAGTACCAGCGGTGTTAAAGTTGTGGGAAATGCGGAGTTGTCCAGTTTATAGCAATGGCATTGACAGAGAATTGGTAACACCAACGGGGGCGGCGATCGCTACTACCTTAGTTCAAGACTTTGGTTCACCACCACCAATGACTATCAAACAGGTAGGATTAGGGGCGGGTTCTCTAGATTTACCCATTCCCAATATACTACGGCTTTGGTACGGTGAAAATGAATCTTTACAGACTGATAACTCTAATTTAGCGGAATATTCCCCAAATTTAGAAACGATTACTGTCCTAGACACTCAAATAGATGACTTAAATCCTCAAGTATTTGGTTATGTATTTGAGGCTTTATTTGCTGCGGGTGCGGTGGATGTGTTTACTCAACCGATAGGGATGAAAAAGTCACGAACTGGAATTTTATTAACTGTGATTTGTCATCCTGAAAATTTAGCTAGTTGTGAAGCAGTTTTATTTCGAGAAACTAGCACTTTAGGCATTCGTCGCACTACTCAAAAACGGGCAATTTTACAACGAAAAATGCAAAATGTAGACACTATTTATGGAACAATATCGGTAAAAGTGGCATGGACAGGAACAGCTACAGAAAAGGTAATTACTAATGTGCAGCCAGAATATGAAGATTGTGCAGAATTAGCACGAAAAAATAATATTCCTTGGCGAGAAATTCATCGTTTGGCGTTAGAAAGTTGGTATTTGCAAAATCAAAATTAA
- a CDS encoding lysylphosphatidylglycerol synthase domain-containing protein, with translation MKKIIRWLILGGTLFFLLKALKDNWLGVSAIRINITGWLILATATSVTLLAHIWAGWIWTWVLRELNQSVSAIEFIQVYLKTNIAKYLPGNVWHYYGRIMAAKNANIPTNIATLSVLLEPLLMLAAALIIIVLFGTQIIVNNLNYNLIILQFLALIIVLGVLDPRFLNPVIQLLERWKNKKPDEENQLINSFIIQRYPVKPLLGELVFLGLRAAGFILTIMALTSVNWEQIPLLVGAFSCAWVLGLVVPGAPGGLGVFETTAMLLLQYHFPAALVISAIALYRLISILAETTGAAIASLHQRIKRTPQKR, from the coding sequence ATGAAGAAAATTATCCGGTGGTTGATTTTAGGTGGAACGCTGTTTTTTTTATTGAAAGCGTTAAAAGATAATTGGTTAGGAGTTAGTGCTATTCGGATTAATATTACCGGATGGTTAATATTAGCAACTGCTACAAGTGTAACTTTATTGGCACATATTTGGGCAGGTTGGATTTGGACTTGGGTACTCAGGGAGTTAAATCAATCTGTATCTGCTATTGAGTTTATCCAAGTTTATTTAAAAACGAATATTGCTAAATATTTACCTGGGAATGTTTGGCATTATTATGGGCGAATCATGGCGGCTAAAAATGCTAATATCCCTACGAATATTGCCACTTTAAGTGTTTTGTTAGAACCACTATTAATGTTAGCAGCAGCTTTAATTATTATTGTTTTATTTGGTACTCAAATTATTGTTAATAATCTGAATTATAATTTAATTATTCTCCAATTTTTAGCTTTAATAATTGTCTTAGGTGTACTTGATCCCCGATTTTTAAATCCAGTTATTCAACTTTTAGAACGTTGGAAAAATAAAAAACCTGATGAAGAAAATCAGTTAATTAATAGTTTTATAATTCAACGCTATCCCGTGAAACCATTATTAGGAGAATTAGTTTTTTTAGGGTTGAGGGCTGCTGGATTTATATTAACTATAATGGCGTTAACTTCGGTAAATTGGGAGCAAATACCCTTATTAGTGGGAGCTTTTAGTTGTGCTTGGGTATTGGGGTTAGTTGTTCCTGGTGCGCCTGGTGGCTTGGGCGTGTTTGAAACCACAGCGATGTTACTGTTACAATATCATTTTCCGGCGGCTTTGGTGATTAGTGCGATCGCACTTTATCGGCTCATTAGTATCTTAGCAGAAACCACAGGAGCAGCCATAGCTTCCTTACATCAAAGAATTAAGAGAACTCCACAAAAAAGATGA